Within Streptomyces sp. NBC_00704, the genomic segment CGATGACGTACGGCGTCCAGCGCTCGCCGGCCTCCTGGTCGAAGTAGGAGAGGTCCTGGCCGGAGGCCTTGGCGTGGGCGGAGAGGTCGTAGTCGGTGCGGTTGGCGACGCCCTCCAGCTCACCCCACTCGTTGCCGCCGAACTGGAAGCGGTACTCGATGTCGGCGGTGCGCTTGGAGTAGTGGGAGAGCTTCTCCTTGGGGTGGTCGTACCACCGCATGTTCTCCTCGCGCATGCCCAGGCCGGTGTACCAGTTCCAGCGCTGCTCCATCCAGTACTCCTGCCACTTCTCGTCCTCGCCCGGCTTGACGAAGAACTCCATCTCCATCTGCTCGAACTCGCGGGTGCGGAAGATGAAGTTGCCGGGCGTGATCTCGTTGCGGAAGGACTTGCCCATCTGGGCGATGCCGAACGGGGGCTTGCGGCGCGAAGTGGTCTGCACCTGGGCGAAGTTGGTGAAGATGCCCTGGGCGGTCTCGGGGCGCAGGTAGGCGATGGAGCCGGTGTCCTGCGTGGGGCCGAGGTGGGTGGAGAGCAGGCCCGAGAACTGCTTGGGCTCGGTGAACTGGCCCTTGTTGCCGCAGTTGGGGCAGTTCACGTCCGCCAGGCCGTTGGCCGGCGGGCGGTTGTGCTTGGCCTCGTACGCCTCTTCCAGGTGGTCCGCGCGGAACCGCTTGTGGCAGGAGGTGCACTCGGTCAGCGGGTCGGAGAAGGTGGCGACGTGACCGGAGGCCACCCAGACCTCGGGGGCCAGGATGACGGACGAGTCGATGCCGACCACGTCCTCGCGCGACGTCACCATGTAGCGCCACCACTGGCGCTTCAGGTTCTCCTTGAGCTCGACACCGAGCGGTCCGTAGTCCCAGGCGGCCTTCTGGCCGCCGTAGATCTCACTGCACGGGAATACGAAGCCACGGCGCTTGCTCAGGCTGACGATGGTGTCGATCTTGTCGGCGGCCACGGTGCTCTCTTCATAACGACGACGGGCGACGAAGCGAGGTGCTTCCAGCGAAGACTTCAGGGTACCGGCGGGGACTCCCCCTCGACCAAATCGGGCCCCCGCTCACCGGGGCCATACCGCAGCCCTTCGGGCTTACCGGGCCGTTACCCCTTCCCTGGCGCTCCCTCGGCGGCCCCTTGCCACCCCCTGGCCGCTCCCCTGCCGCCCCTTACCGCCCCCTTGCCGCTCCCTTGTCGGCCAGCTTGTTGACAACGGTTTCCATATTTGTTGAAAATGAGTGTCATGAACGTACGGCGACTCATATCCGGCACGGCCGTCGCGGCGGCCACCGCCCTCGGTCTCGGCTCCCTCTCCGCCTGCTCCTCCGACAGCGCGGCCGCGGCCGGCACGGACAAGTTCGACGTCGTCGCGTCGTTCTACCCGATGGCCTTCCTCGCCGAGCGCATAGGCGGCGACCACGTCCACGTCACCAGCCTCACCGAGCCCGGCCAGGAACCGCACGACCTGGAGATCAGCGCCAAGCAGACCGCCGCGCTCCAGGAGTCCGACGCGGTCCTCTACCTCAAGAACCTCCAGCCCTCCGTCGACGACGCCGTGGCCCAGTCCGGGCCCAGGACCAGGATCGACGCCGCTTCCCTCACCACGCTGGAGAAGCACGGCAACGAGGTCGGCGGCCACGCGGCCGAGCACGACGACCACGAGAACGAGGAGCTGTCCGGCCTCGACCCGCACATCTGGCTCGACCCCGTGCGGTACTCCCAGGTCGCCGAGGGCGTCGGCAAGGCCTTCGAGAAGGCCGACCCCGGCCACGCGGCCGACTACAAGGCCAACACCGCGGCCCTGGTCAAGCAACTCGGCGACCTGAACACCGAGTTCGAGAAGGGCCTCGCGAACACGCGGACCAAGGTCTTCGTCACCACCCACGCCGCCTTCGGCTACCTCGCCGAGCGCTACGGCCTGACCGAGGAGGCCATCAACGGCCTCGACCCCGAGTCGGAGCCCAGCGCCGCCCGCGTCAGGGAGCTTGAGAAGATGACCAGGGCCGACGGCGTCACCACCGTGTTCTACGAGACGCTCGTCAGCGACAAGACCGCGAAGACCATCGCCGGCGACGCCGGACTGAAGACGGACGTCCTCGACCCGATCGAGGGCATCACGGACAAGTCCCGCGGCAAGGACTACTTCTCGGTCCAGCGGGCGAACCTCAAGGCTCTGCAGACGGCCCTGGGAACCAAATGACCACCACGGAGGGCGTCATGGACGCGAAGGCCGAGCCCGTCATCTCCCTGCGCGGGGTCCGCGCCGAGCTGGGCTCGCGCCCCGTCCTGCGGGGAGTCGACCTCACCGTGCGGCGCGGCGAGGTCGTCGCCCTGCTCGGCGCGAACGGCTCCGGCAAGTCGACCGCCGTGCGCAGCGTCATCGGGCAGGTGGCGATCGGCGCGGGCGAGATCGAGCTGTTCGGCGTCCCGCACCGCCGGTTCCGGCACTGGGCGCGGATCGGATACGTCCCGCAGCGCACCACGGCCGCGGGCGGCGTCCCCGCCACGGTCACCGAGGTCGTCTCCTCGGGCCGGCTGTCGCGCACCCGCTTCGGCGTCTTCCGCAAGGCCGACCGCGCGGCCGTCCGGCACGCCCTGGAACTGGTCGGCATGGCCGACCGGGCCGGGGACGGCGTCGACTCCCTCTCCGGCGGCCAGCACCAGCGCGTGCTGATCGCCCGCGCGCTCGCCGCCGAACCCGAACTGCTGATCATGGACGAGCCGATGGCCGGCGTCGACCTGGCCAGCCAGGAGGTCCTGGCGCACACCCTGCGCGAACAGGTCGCGGCGGGCACGACCGTCCTGCTGGTCCTGCACGAACTGGGCCCCCTGGAGCCCCTCATCGACCGGGCCGTCGTCCTGCGCGACGGCTGCGTGCTGCACGACGGGCCGCCCCCGCGCGCCGTCGGACAGCATGCCCTCCCCGGCCACGACCATGTGCACCCGCACGCACCCGCGGGGGCCGAACCGATCCGCACGGGACTGCTGAGCTGATGGACTTCCTGAACTACGCCTTCATGCAGCGGGCGCTGCTCGCCGCGGTCCTCGTCGGCATCACCGCCCCCGCCGTCGGCATCTACCTCGTCCAGCGCCGTCAGGCCCTCATGGGCGACGGCATCGGCCACGTCGCCATGACCGGCGTCGGCCTCGGCTTCCTGCTCTCCTGGTCCCCGGTCTGGATGGCCACGGCCGTCTCCGTCCTGGGCGCGGTGATCATGGAACTCATCCGCTGGTACGGCAGGACCCGCGGCGACATCGCCCTCGCCATGCTCTTCTACGGCGGAATGGCCGGCGGCGTGATGTTCATCAACCTCGCGCCGGGCGGCTCCAACGCCAACCTGACCTCGTACCTCTTCGGCTCGCTGTCCACGGTGTCGGAGTCGGACGTGACGGCGATCTGCCTGCTCGCGGCCTTCGTCGTCCTCGTCACCCTCGGCCTGCGCCGCCAGCTGTTCGCCGTCAGCCAGGACGAGGAGTTCGCCCGCGTGACCGGCCTGCCCGTGCGCGCCCTGAACCTGCTGACCGCGGTCACCGCGGCGGTGACCGTCACCGTGGCGATGCGCGTGGTGGGCCTGCTGCTGGTGTCGGCCCTGATGGTCGTCCCGGTGGCCGCCGCCCAGCAGCTCAGCCGCAGCTTCGCCGCGACCTTCGCGGTCGCGGTCGCCATCGGCGTGACGGTCACCATCGGCGGCACGGTCACCTCGTACTACCAGGACGTCCCGCCCGGCGCGACGATCGTGCTGCTGACCATCGCCGCGTTCGTCGCGCTGAGCGTGCTGGCCGCCCCGCTGGCCCGCCGCCGCGCCCGCGCCCTGGCCGCGGCGCAGCCCGCGGGCGACCCCGCCGAGTGCGCGATTCCGGCCACCCGCGCCCCCGGCGACGAAGTCGGCGTCTGACCGCGCACAGGCCGGGCTGGCACAATGGCCCGGCAAGCCGCAGACGTGAGGAGACAACGGTGACGACCGCTGGACCGCCCGTGAAGGGCCGCGCCACCCGGCAGCGCGCCGCCGTGGCGGCGGCGCTCGACGAGGTGGACGAGTTCCGCAGCGCGCAGGATCTGCACGACATGCTCAAGCACAAGGGCGACTCGGTCGGCCTGACCACCGTCTACCGCACCCTCCAGTCCCTCGCCGACGCGGGCGAGGTCGACGTCCTGCGCACCTCGGACGGCGAGTCCGTGTACCGGCGCTGCTCCACCGGCGAACACCACCACCACCTCGTCTGCCGGGTCTGCGGCAAGGCCGTGGAGGTGGAGGGCCCGGCGGTCGAGAAGTGGGCCGAGGCCATCGCCGCCGAGCACGGCTACGTGAACGTGGCCCACACCGTCGAGATCTTCGGCACCTGCGCGGACTGCGCGGCCACCCCCACGGCCTGACTACCGGGTCGGCCGGTCGGTTCGGCCGGTCGGTTCGGCCGGTCGGTTCGGCCGGTCGGTTCGGCCGGTCGGTTCGGCCGGTCAGGTCGGCCGGTCAGGTCGGCCGGTCGGTTCGGCCGGTCAGGTCGGCCGGTCGGGTCGGTCCGGTGGTCAGACGCGGCGCAGCCGGCTGTCCAGCAGGGCGCGCAGGCGGTCGACGTCCTCCGGTGTGCGGGCGCCCCCCTTCACCAGGACGATCGCGCAGTGGCCGGCCTTGTCGGGGCTGCGCAGGGCGAAGACCCGCGCCGACTCCGCGTAGCTGCCGTAGTTGGCCCAGCCCATGCGCAGGTCGGCGTGGGCGCTCAGCGTGCGGACGCCCTCCGGGCCGACGGTGACCTGGACCCGGCCGTGGTGCCGGTTCGCCTTCAGCAGCTGCCCGGCCGACAGACGCGGCGCGAAGTACATCAGCACCGGCCACAGCGTGAACATCACGCCGAACGACACCCCGCCCGCGTCGTCGCCGCGCACGCCCAGGACGAGGACCGCGATTCCGGCCAGCGCGACGCACGCCAGGAAGACCGGCCGGTGGATCAGACCCACCCGGCCGTTCTTGCGGGACACCAGCCGGACGGCGTCCTCCATGTCCGCGAGACCGTGCTCGTACTCCAGCACCACCGTCTCCTCGCGCACTCCGACGCCCTGCTCCTCGCCCATGGCCCCTCCCCGGTCCCTGCGATGACGAGCCGTGATCGTAACGGCCGGGCGCAGGGCCCCCACGCGCGGGGCGGACCCCCGCCGCCCCGCCGCGTGACCTGCCACATCGCCTGCGGCGCGACCTGCGGCGTGGCCCGCCGCGGGGCTTCAGGAACCGGCGGCGCCCCGCTCCGAGGAGTTCCCCTCCAGGGACAGCAGCACCTCGTTGGGGGTGGCGCCGCCGAAACGGCGGTCCCGGGAGGCGAACTCCACGCACGCGCGCCACAGATCGCGGCGGTCGAAGTCCGGCCACAGGACGTCCTGGAAGACCATCTCCGCGTACGCGCTCTGCCAGATCAGGTAGTTGGAGATGCGCTGCTCGCCGCTCGGCCGCAGGAACAGGTCGACGTCCGGCATGTCCGGGTAGTACAGGTACTTCGCGAGGGTCTTCTCGGTGACCTTGGACGGGTCGAGCCGGCCCGCCTTCACGTCCTCCGCGAGCGCCTGCGCGGCGTCCGCGATCTCCGCCCGCCCGCCGTAGTTCATGCAGAAGTACAGAGTGAGGCGGTCGTTGTCCTTGGTCTGCTCCTGGGCGACCTGGAGCTCCTTGGCGACCGACTTCCACAGCTTGGGCATCCGGCCCACCCAGCGCACCCGGATGCCCAGCTCGTCGAGGGTGTCGCGGGTCTTGCGGATGAAGTCGCGGTTGAAGTTCATCAGGAAGCGGACCTCGTCGGGCGAGCGCTTCCAGTTCTCGGTGGAGAAGGCGTACAGCGAGATGTTGCGCACCCCCATCTCCACCGCGCCCTGGAGCACGTCGAGGACCTGCTCGGCGCCGACCTTGTGGCCCTCGGTGCGCGGCAGCCCGCGCTCCTTGGCCCAGCGGCCGTTGCCGTCCATGACGATCGCCACGTGCTCGGGAACCAGCTCGCCGGGAAGCCTGGGCGGGCGAGCACCCGACGGGTGCGGCTCCGGAGTCCTGTACTCCCGACGCTGCCGCCCCAGGAACCCGCGTACCACCATGTGCCTCTCGTCTCCTTCGACTTCCGCTTGCTTATTTCTCGACGTACCGAAGGGAGCGCAGCCCGCGCTCCAGATGCCAGTGCAGATACGCGGACACCAGTCCGCTGCCCTCCCGGACGTGGCGCGGCTCGCACGCGTCCGCCGTCTCCCAGTCTCCCGTGAGCAGCGCGCCCAGGAGGACCAGGGTCTGCGGCGAGGGCACGACGCTGCCGGCCACCCGGCAGTCGGCGCAGACGGAGCCGCCGGCGGCGACGGAGAAGAACCGGTTCGGGCCGGGCATCCCGCACCTGGCGCAGTCGCCGAAGCTGGGCGCGTACCCGTTGACGGCCAGCGACCGCAGCAGGAACGCGTCCAGGACGAGGTGGGGGGCGTGCTCGCCGCGGGCGAGGGTCCGCAGGGCGCCCACGAGCAGCAGGTACTGCTGCACGGCCGGCTCGCCCTCGTGGTCGGTGAACCGCTCGGCGGTCTCCAGCATGGCCGTGCCCGCCGTGTAGCGGGCGTAGTCGGTCACGATGCCGCCGCCGTAGGGGGCGATGATCTCGCTCTGCGTGCACAGCGGCAGCCCGCGGCCGACCAGCTCGCTGCTGCCCCGTGCGAAGAACTGCACGTCGACGTGGGAGAACGGTTCGAGACGGGCCCCGAACTTCGACTTCGTGCGCCGCACCCCCCGCGCCACGGCCCGCACGCGCCCGTGCCCGCGCGTCAGCAGCGTGATGATGCGGTCGGCCTCGCCCAGCTTCTGGGTGCGCAGGACGATGCCGTCGTCCCGGAAGAGACTCATCGCACACCCCCGCCGGGGGCCCGCCGGGGCCGCCGGCCGCCGCCCGGGCGCGGCAGGGCGCGCCCCGCCTCCCCCGGGTGCCGGGGGCGCGGCACGGCGCCGTCGTCGCGGAACAGGCTCATGGCCCCATTCTCGCCTACGCCGGGAGGGTGGTGTGCCCGCCCGTGGCGATCCCGCGACGATCCCGCGGCGGGCGCGCGCAACCGCGCGTGCGGGCCGGGGCGTCCGTGTACAGGGAAACGACTTCTGTGTTCCCGACGGACGGAGAGAACGATCTCAGCCTCGACCACCCGCCGCACCCTGCTCACCGCCGGCGCGGGCGCCGGCGCCGCCCTGCTGGCCGCCGCCCCCGCACGGGCCGCCGCCGGCCCCGGCCACCGGGCCGACCCCGTCGTCGCCCGCCTGCGCGACCTGGAGTCCCGGCACGGCGCCCGGCTCGGCGTCTTCGCCTACAACGTCCGCACCCGCCGCCAGGTCCGCCACCGCGCCGACGAGCTCTTCCCCGTCTGCTCCCTGTTCAAGACGCTGGCGGTGGCGGCCGTCCTGCGGGACCTGCCCGCGTCGGCGCCGGACCGGCGCGTCCACTACACGGCCGACGACGTCGTGGAGAACTCGGAGATCACCAAGAACCACGTGGCCGACGGCATGACGATCGCGGAACTGTCCGCCGCGGCGATCCAGCACAGCGACAACACGGCGGGCAACCTGCTGCTGCGCGAGCTGGGCGGCCCCGCCGCGGTCACCCGCTTCGCGCGCTCGGTCGGCGACCGCGTCACCCGCCTCGACCGCTGGGAGCCCGACCTCAACTCGGCCGAGCCCGGCCGCATCACGGACACCACGAGCCCGTACGCGATCGCGCGCACCTACGCCCGGCTGGTCCTCGGCGACGCCCTGTCCGCCCCCGACCGGCGCCGTCTGACCGACTGGATGCTCGGCACGGTCACCAGCGCCAACCGCTTCCGCGCCGGCCTCCCCCCGACCTGGACGATCGCCGACAAGACCGGCGGCGGCTCCTACGGCGCGAACAACGACGCCGGCATCGCCTGGACCCCGGACGGCACCCCGATCGTCCTCGCCGTCCAACTCACCAAGCCCACCCCCGACGCCCCCTACGACCACACCCTGATCGTGGAGACGGCGGGGGTGGTGGCGGGGGCGCTGGGCTGAGGGTCAGCGCGGGCGGGTGAACCGTTCCGGTCACGGCGCCGGCGACCGTCGGTAGGATCGAATCGGCTTGGGGAGCAGGGCCGTCGAAGGCGCACGGGGGGCTGTCGCCCGCCTGCGTCGCCGGACGCAGCGAGGGGGCGCGGGCGGAGTGGCCGCATTATCGACCCGGAAGGCGCACGCAGGCGATCTGCCGGGAGTCGCAGGGCTGTTGACGGAGACCTGCGATGCCGCGGACGTGCTGCCGTCGGCCCTGCTGACCGAGTCGATCGCCGCGGACCTGGTCCGCGTGGCGGAGTCGGACGGTGAGATCGTGGGATGCGCCGTGGCGGAGCGGCCCGCACCGGGCCACGTCCGCCTGTCGGTGATCGCCGTCCGTGCGGGCCTGCGCCGGCAGGGGGTGGCCCTTCGTCTCCTGGACGCACTGTCGCAGCGGATCTCGGAACTGCCGGGCCCGGTACCGCTGTTCTCGGCCGTGGTCGACACCGCCGAGCCGGCCCTGTCGAAACTCCTGCTGCGGAGCGGCTTCATCGGCACGCGCGTCATGCGCACCAGCCGTGAACCCGACGGCATCTGTCTGCACTACCAGCACAAGAGCCGCGTCGAGTACGTCGACCCCGACACGCGCTATTTGGTGCCCTTACGGGCGCGGGCGCAGCTGATCGAGTCCCTCGCGCCCCGCGACCAGGCCGTGACCGCCCTGGTGTCCCTGCGGGGGGAGCCGGCGGTGGAGGTCACCCGCTTCGAACAGGACGACCCCGCGACCCTCCAGTCCGGTGAGGCGGCGGCCGGCATAGCCTTCTCCGGCTCGATCCTGGCGGCCATCACCTTCCTCCTCGGCTTCGCCTTCACCTCGACGCGCTTCCCCGACGACGTGCGTCTCCTGCTGATCGGCGCGACGTTCAGCACCGTGCTGTCCCTGATCGTCTACGCCAGCGCCTCGGGAGAGCTGGCGCGCATCCACTCGAACACGTTCGGGAAGATCATGAAGTACGGCAACGTCCTCTCCGAATACGGCGGTGTGCTGCCCTTCCTCATCTCCCTGCCCGTGACCTACGCCCAGGCCAGCGGAGATCCCCGGACGACCATGGTCCTCGCCGCGCTGCTGAGCGCGGGCCTCGCCTGGTACGAGTGGTCCGAGTTCTCCATCGCCCACCGCTTCCGCCGCAGTCCGGCCGAGGTCGCCCTCATGGCGTTCACCGCGGCCTCGCCGCTCGTCGGCGCGGCGATCATCGCGACGAAGACCACCAGTTGGCCGTGGACGGCGGCCCTTGCCTGCGCACTGGCGGCGCGGACCTGGCTGTATCTCTACCGGCGAGGTCCCGAGGCGGGGACGGCCGGACGCAGGCAGTGGCAGATCCGCGAGTGAGCCGGGGCGGCTACCCCGCCGCGCGGAGCAGATCGACGGCCTCGGCGGCACATCCCCAGGACAGGGTCAGTCCGGCGCCGCCGTGACCGTAGTTGTGCAGCAGCAGCGCGTCGCCGCGGCGCTCCGTCTCCAGCCGGACCTCGGGCCTTACCGGCCTGAGCCCCACACGGTGTCCGACCACCCGGGCCCCGGCCAGGGAGGGTTCGACCTCCGCACAGCGCCGGACGATCTCCCGGGCGGCCGCCGGGTCGGGACGCAGATCCCAGCTCCCCCAGTCCGAGGTGCCGCCCAGCACCACCACGTCGGACTGGGGGTAGAGGTAGGTGAGTTCCTCGGCGTCGGGGGTGTCGTCGCAGAAGAAGGTCCGGATGCCGGGGTTCTCGACGACGACGAGCTGGCCTCGCACGGCCTGGACGGACGGATCGCCGGCCAGGGCGCGCGAGCCGGTTCCCGTGCAGTTCACGACGACGGGCGCCTCCGCCAGCGCCTCGTCGAGCGAATCGTGCCGGTACCGGCGCAACCGGCCGCCGGCGGCGGTCAACCGGTCGACGAGACGGGCCAGATAGGCGGGCATGTCGACGACGGGAGCGCGGTAGCGCCATCCCTCGGCGTATCCCGGTCGCAGCTCGCCCGGATCGCACGGCACGGCGTCCACCCAGGGGGCCCAGGCGGGCACGTCCCGCGGCACACGCGATTCGTGCGTGCCCTCGACGAGACGGACACCCGTCCGGGCGTCGGCGCCGAGCCCCACGAGGACCCGGAGCGTTTCCCTGCTCCAGCGCTCCACCAGGTCGGCGGGTTCGGCCAGGAACGGATCCCAGGAGGCGCCCGCGGCGGCCGAGGTCGTGTCGGCGGGGAGCAGTTCGGCGTCGACCCGCACGGCATGGCCCGCTTCCGCGAGGAGCACCGCCGTGGTGAGTCCGATCACGCCCGCGCCGATCACTACCACCGGTGCCGGCACGTCGCCTCCTCGGGTCGGGGCCGCGGTCCCCGTGGCCGCCGCGTCCGCGGGACGGCAGTCTAGCCGCGGCCCGTGCCGTCGCCGGTAAGGCCGAACCGCCGCACATACCCCCGCTGCCAAGGTGTCTCCACCGCGCGGGGGTGGTAGTTGTCGCGGACGAAGCGCACTGCTCTCTCGGGCGGTACGCCGTCCAGTACCGCCAGGCAGGCGAGCGCCGTGCCGGTGCGGCCGCGGCCTCCGTGGCAGGCGATCTCCACGCGTTCGCCGGCCGCGCGGCGCCAGGCCTCGGTGAGGGCCGCGCGGGCGTCCCGGCGGTCGGCGGGGAGGCGGAAGTCGGGCCAGCGCAGCCAGCGGGACTCCCAGGGGGCGCGTTCGGGGCGGGCGCCGAGCAGGTAGAGGCCGTACGCCGGGGCCGGCGCCGTCGGGTCCAGCGGGTGGCGCAGGCCGCGGCCGCGGACCAGGCGGCCTGACGGCAGTTCCAGCACTCCGGGGTCGCCGGCGCACCAGGCCCACGCGTGGTTCTCCATCACTCCATTCGAACATCGTCACGGCGGCCGGGCAACCGATTCCGTCCGACCGGTGGTCTGGAGGGCGAGGAGGGTGCTTGATGCAGGCCGAACAAGAGGACCGGTTCCAGGAGTTCGTCAGAGCGCGCTGGTCCCGGCTCGTGCGGACCGCGTATCTGCTCACGGGCGACGTCCACCACGCGGAGGACCTGACGCAGACCGCGCTGGCGAAGGCGTACCGGTCGTGGCGGCGGATATCGCGCAGCGACAACCCGGAGGCCTACGTCCGGCGGATGCTGGTCAGCTGCAACAGCGACCGGTTCCGCAAGCGCAGGGTCGTCGAGGCGCTGACCGCGGCGCCGCCCGAGCGGGCGGGCCGGGACGAGGGCGCGGGACGGGTCGAGGAGCGGGGCTCCCTGATGGCGGGACTGGCCCAACTCCCGCCGAAGCAGCGGGCGGTGGTGGTGCTCCGGTACTGGGAGGACCTGTCGGAGGCGGAGGTGGCCGAGGTGCTGGGCTGCTCGCAGGGGACGGTCAAGAGCCAGGCGTCGAAGGGGCTGGCGAAGCTGCGCTCGTATCCGGGGCTGACCGCCGGCCGCACCGCGTCCGGCAGCCGGACGCAGCCCCCGTCCGAGCCTCGGCCCCGGCCCCGGCCGCAACCGCAGCCGCAGCCGCAGCCGCAGGGAGGCAGCAGGTGAACGAGCCTTACGAACACCGAGAGTTGGAGGAGCTGATGCGTGAGATGCTCGCGCAGGACGCGTACACGATCCAGCCCGCCCCGGCGCCCTACCCGGCGATCCGCCGGCGTGGACTGGCCGAGCGGCGGCGGCGCGTGGCGGTGACCGGGGCGGCGCTGGCAGCGCTGGCCGCGGTGCCGGTGGGGGCGTACGCCGTGAACGGCGGGGGCGGGGGCCGGGGCGCCGACACGGCAGCGCCGCACCCGTCGGTGAGCGCCACGCACGACCGGACGGCGAGCCCGTCCCCCGCGCCGGACGGCCCGGCGCGGCCCGCCACGAAGGGGCAGTTGCTCGACGGGATCACCTTCGAGCAGGCCGCGGACGGGCTGAAGGAGTGCCTGCGGGCCGAGGGCGGGCACGCGGGCGGCGCCCGTGATCTGGGCAGGGCGAAGGACTACCGGATCGTCCTGGCGCTCAGGAGCACCGGGGACTCCAACAGCCCCGGCGACGGCTTCAACGTCGTCGCGGTGAAGGAGAAGCCGGCCGGTTTCCGGGTGGTGTGCACCCTCGAGGACGGGGTGGCCTCGGGCATCAGCGTCAGTTCGAGCGACGCCGGGCCGCCGGACGCGGGTCCGGTCCTGCCCGACGTCAACGGCGGCAAGCTGTACCAGCAGTCGTTCATCGACAAGGGCCACTGGAAGCTGCCGTTCCGCTGGGGGGTCATCGGCACGGTGGAGCCGTCGGTCGCCAAGGTGACCGTCTCCTACGGGGACAGCCGTACGACGGCCGTCCTGGACGGAGAGTGGTTCGTCGCCGCGGGCACGCTGAACCGGCAGGTCACCCTCGCCCCGCACATCAAGGGCTACGACACGGCGGGCAAGCTCGTCTACGACTCCGACACGGACAGCACGTACCAGCGGACGCTGCCGTAGGGCGGCGGGACGGCGGGGCAGCGGGGCAGCCGGGCACTCCCCCAGGGCTCGCAGCCCCCGGACCCGCAGCCCGTAACGCCGCCGCCCCGGCCCGGCCCCCGGCCCGCCCGCCCGTGCCGTTCAGGTCGTTCCCGGTGACACCAGCCCCGACTCGTAGGCCACGATGACCAGTTGGGCCCGGTCGCGTGCGCCCAGCTTGCCCATGATGCGGCTGACATGGGTCTTCGCGGTGAGCGGGCTGAGGCCCAGCGTCTCGGCGATCTCGGTGTTGGTCAGTCCCCGGGCGACCAGGGCGAGCACCTCGCGCTCGCGTTCGGAGAGTCCTTCCGGGCCGCCCACGGGGGGCGGTCCGGCGGGGCCGCGCAGGAACCGGGCGATCAGCCGCGCGGTCGGGCCGGGCGACAGCAGGGCCTCGCCCGCGGCGATCGTGCGGATGGCGTCGAGGAGGTCGGCGGGGCGGGTGTCCTTCACCAGGAATCCGGAGGCGCCCGCGCGCAGCGCCTCGACGATGTTCTCGTCGGTGTCGTAGGTGGTCAGGACGAGGACGCGGACGCCGGTCAGCTCGTCGTCGGCGGCGATCAGCCGGGTCGCCTCGATGCCGTCGAGGTCGGGCATGCGGATGTCCATCACGACGAGGTCGGGGCGGGTCTCGCGGGCCAGCCGCACCGCTTCCCGGCCGGTGCCGGCCTGGCCGACCACCGCCATGTCCGGCGCGGACTCCACGAGCATCGCGAACGCGGCCCGGACCAGCGTCTGGTCGTCCGCGAGCAGGATTCTGAGCCCGCTCACCGGGCGGCCTCCGTCGGCAGTACGGCACACACCTCGAACCCCTCCCCGTCGCCGTTCCTCGGTCCCGCCCGCAGCGTGCCGCCCACACTGCGCGCCCTCTCCCGCATGCCGGTGAGCCCGAAGCCGGGCGGACCGGCATCCGCGCCGCCGCTGTCCCCGCTGTCCCCGCCGATCCCACCGGTTCCGCTGCTCCGGCTGTTCCCGCCGGTCCCGCCGGCTTCCTCGCCGTCGCCGTCGCCGTCGTACTTCACGGCGCCCGTGCCGTCGTCGGTGACCGTGATCCGCAGCGCGCCCTCCCGCTCGTCCACCCGTACGGCGATCGCGAGGCCGGCCCGCCCGCCGTGGCGGACCGCGTTCGTCAGCGCCTCCTGCACGATCCGGTAGGCGGCCGCGCCCACCGCGGGCGGCACCTTCCCGGCGTTCAGCGACAGTTCGGCGCGCGCCCCCGCCGTCCGGGCGCTCTCCACGAGGTCGGGC encodes:
- a CDS encoding Fur family transcriptional regulator — encoded protein: MTTAGPPVKGRATRQRAAVAAALDEVDEFRSAQDLHDMLKHKGDSVGLTTVYRTLQSLADAGEVDVLRTSDGESVYRRCSTGEHHHHLVCRVCGKAVEVEGPAVEKWAEAIAAEHGYVNVAHTVEIFGTCADCAATPTA
- a CDS encoding glycine--tRNA ligase; translation: MAADKIDTIVSLSKRRGFVFPCSEIYGGQKAAWDYGPLGVELKENLKRQWWRYMVTSREDVVGIDSSVILAPEVWVASGHVATFSDPLTECTSCHKRFRADHLEEAYEAKHNRPPANGLADVNCPNCGNKGQFTEPKQFSGLLSTHLGPTQDTGSIAYLRPETAQGIFTNFAQVQTTSRRKPPFGIAQMGKSFRNEITPGNFIFRTREFEQMEMEFFVKPGEDEKWQEYWMEQRWNWYTGLGMREENMRWYDHPKEKLSHYSKRTADIEYRFQFGGNEWGELEGVANRTDYDLSAHAKASGQDLSYFDQEAGERWTPYVIEPAAGVGRAMLAFLLDAYIEDEAPNAKGKLEKRTVLRLDHRLAPVKVAVLPLSRNPELSPKAKGLAAALRQNWNIEFDDAGAIGRRYRRQDEIGTPFCVTVDFDTLDDNAVTVRERDSMKQERVSLDQIEGYLAARLVGA
- a CDS encoding metal ABC transporter ATP-binding protein — translated: MTTTEGVMDAKAEPVISLRGVRAELGSRPVLRGVDLTVRRGEVVALLGANGSGKSTAVRSVIGQVAIGAGEIELFGVPHRRFRHWARIGYVPQRTTAAGGVPATVTEVVSSGRLSRTRFGVFRKADRAAVRHALELVGMADRAGDGVDSLSGGQHQRVLIARALAAEPELLIMDEPMAGVDLASQEVLAHTLREQVAAGTTVLLVLHELGPLEPLIDRAVVLRDGCVLHDGPPPRAVGQHALPGHDHVHPHAPAGAEPIRTGLLS
- the recO gene encoding DNA repair protein RecO — translated: MSLFRDDGIVLRTQKLGEADRIITLLTRGHGRVRAVARGVRRTKSKFGARLEPFSHVDVQFFARGSSELVGRGLPLCTQSEIIAPYGGGIVTDYARYTAGTAMLETAERFTDHEGEPAVQQYLLLVGALRTLARGEHAPHLVLDAFLLRSLAVNGYAPSFGDCARCGMPGPNRFFSVAAGGSVCADCRVAGSVVPSPQTLVLLGALLTGDWETADACEPRHVREGSGLVSAYLHWHLERGLRSLRYVEK
- a CDS encoding metal ABC transporter permease: MDFLNYAFMQRALLAAVLVGITAPAVGIYLVQRRQALMGDGIGHVAMTGVGLGFLLSWSPVWMATAVSVLGAVIMELIRWYGRTRGDIALAMLFYGGMAGGVMFINLAPGGSNANLTSYLFGSLSTVSESDVTAICLLAAFVVLVTLGLRRQLFAVSQDEEFARVTGLPVRALNLLTAVTAAVTVTVAMRVVGLLLVSALMVVPVAAAQQLSRSFAATFAVAVAIGVTVTIGGTVTSYYQDVPPGATIVLLTIAAFVALSVLAAPLARRRARALAAAQPAGDPAECAIPATRAPGDEVGV
- a CDS encoding metal ABC transporter substrate-binding protein — translated: MNVRRLISGTAVAAATALGLGSLSACSSDSAAAAGTDKFDVVASFYPMAFLAERIGGDHVHVTSLTEPGQEPHDLEISAKQTAALQESDAVLYLKNLQPSVDDAVAQSGPRTRIDAASLTTLEKHGNEVGGHAAEHDDHENEELSGLDPHIWLDPVRYSQVAEGVGKAFEKADPGHAADYKANTAALVKQLGDLNTEFEKGLANTRTKVFVTTHAAFGYLAERYGLTEEAINGLDPESEPSAARVRELEKMTRADGVTTVFYETLVSDKTAKTIAGDAGLKTDVLDPIEGITDKSRGKDYFSVQRANLKALQTALGTK
- a CDS encoding isoprenyl transferase, whose translation is MVVRGFLGRQRREYRTPEPHPSGARPPRLPGELVPEHVAIVMDGNGRWAKERGLPRTEGHKVGAEQVLDVLQGAVEMGVRNISLYAFSTENWKRSPDEVRFLMNFNRDFIRKTRDTLDELGIRVRWVGRMPKLWKSVAKELQVAQEQTKDNDRLTLYFCMNYGGRAEIADAAQALAEDVKAGRLDPSKVTEKTLAKYLYYPDMPDVDLFLRPSGEQRISNYLIWQSAYAEMVFQDVLWPDFDRRDLWRACVEFASRDRRFGGATPNEVLLSLEGNSSERGAAGS